A single region of the Candidatus Caldatribacterium sp. genome encodes:
- a CDS encoding ABC transporter ATP-binding protein → MSSVRVEKLYKRFGHVEAVKGISFEVKEGEFVVLLGPSGCGKTTTLRCIAGLEQPDAGKIYFDDEDVTPLSPAARNIAFVFQLYALYPHLTAYDNIAFPLRAEGLPKPEIEKRVSEVVRLLQIEDILHLKPRKLTSGQKQRVALARAIVRRPRVFLLDEPLSNIDAKLREATRAELKKLQRSLKATTIYVTHDQVEAMTMADKIVVMNFGDIQQIGSPHEVYHYPANLFVARFIGSPGMNFIPGKVEERGGKLGIAVNDAYFLPLSEEQEAALVRLSPPVHQVVLGVR, encoded by the coding sequence ATGTCGTCTGTCCGGGTGGAAAAGCTCTACAAGCGCTTTGGACACGTGGAGGCGGTCAAGGGAATTTCCTTCGAGGTCAAGGAGGGAGAATTTGTGGTCCTCCTTGGCCCTTCAGGATGTGGGAAGACAACGACTCTGCGGTGCATTGCGGGGCTCGAGCAACCTGACGCGGGAAAGATTTACTTTGACGATGAAGACGTGACACCCTTAAGCCCTGCAGCCCGAAACATTGCCTTTGTTTTCCAGCTCTACGCCCTTTACCCGCACCTCACCGCTTACGATAACATCGCCTTTCCCCTTCGGGCCGAAGGCCTCCCGAAACCCGAAATCGAGAAGAGGGTTTCTGAGGTTGTGCGACTCTTGCAGATTGAGGATATTCTCCACCTCAAACCCCGCAAGCTCACAAGTGGCCAGAAACAACGGGTGGCCCTTGCTCGGGCAATTGTCCGCCGCCCCCGGGTTTTCCTCCTTGATGAGCCCCTCTCTAACATCGATGCGAAACTCCGGGAAGCCACCCGAGCAGAGCTCAAGAAACTCCAGCGCTCCCTCAAGGCCACAACCATCTACGTCACCCACGACCAGGTTGAAGCCATGACCATGGCGGACAAAATCGTGGTCATGAACTTTGGAGATATCCAGCAGATTGGCTCGCCTCATGAGGTCTACCACTATCCTGCGAATCTCTTCGTGGCCCGCTTTATAGGGAGCCCGGGAATGAACTTTATCCCCGGCAAGGTCGAGGAAAGAGGTGGGAAACTCGGCATCGCGGTGAACGATGCGTACTTCCTTCCCCTTTCTGAGGAACAGGAAGCCGCTTTAGTACGCCTTTCCCCTCCGGTGCACCAGGTAGTCCTTGGAGTACGC